A single window of Acinetobacter wuhouensis DNA harbors:
- the argJ gene encoding bifunctional glutamate N-acetyltransferase/amino-acid acetyltransferase ArgJ, whose amino-acid sequence MAVGDVSMPQMHAVKGVKIGSAEAYVRYPNRRDLVIFEFAQGTNVAGVFTQNAFCAAPVHVSKKHLQMGNPRYLVINTGNANAGTGKLGMENAEATCSKLAELAGVQAFEVLPFSTGVIGEQLPIERLTQGLQPALSTLNESAWADAATGIMTTDTTPKGASEQFELDGVTYTMTGISKGAGMIRPNMATMLGFVATDAPISRELTQLMLKTAVEQSFNRITIDGDTSTNDSCIFAATGLAGGTEIQSVDDARYDDVLEVLVRVMKRLAQLIVRDGEGATKFMTVAVEGGNNTQECCDIAYSIAHSPLVKTAFFASDPNWGRILAAIGYAGVKDLDVEKIQVWLDDVQICKDGGAAADYTEEAGAKVMAQTEITIRVDLGRGQAKDTVYTCDLSYDYVKINADYRS is encoded by the coding sequence ATGGCTGTTGGTGACGTGTCTATGCCGCAAATGCATGCGGTAAAAGGTGTAAAAATTGGCTCTGCTGAGGCGTATGTACGTTACCCGAATCGACGAGATTTAGTGATTTTTGAATTTGCTCAAGGCACCAATGTTGCGGGTGTTTTTACCCAAAACGCATTTTGTGCCGCACCTGTGCATGTTTCTAAAAAGCATTTGCAAATGGGCAATCCACGCTATTTAGTCATTAACACAGGCAATGCCAATGCAGGTACAGGCAAGCTAGGCATGGAAAATGCTGAAGCGACTTGTTCTAAACTTGCTGAATTGGCAGGTGTACAAGCTTTTGAAGTTTTACCATTTTCAACAGGTGTGATTGGTGAGCAACTGCCAATCGAGCGTTTAACGCAAGGTTTACAACCTGCTTTAAGCACCTTAAATGAAAGTGCGTGGGCGGATGCTGCAACGGGCATTATGACCACTGATACCACCCCTAAAGGCGCTTCTGAGCAGTTTGAGCTAGATGGTGTGACTTATACCATGACGGGTATTTCCAAAGGCGCAGGTATGATCCGCCCGAATATGGCGACGATGTTGGGCTTTGTGGCAACGGATGCACCGATTTCACGTGAATTAACACAGTTAATGTTAAAAACAGCGGTAGAGCAGTCATTTAACCGTATTACCATTGATGGTGATACATCAACCAATGATTCATGTATTTTTGCCGCAACAGGGCTTGCAGGTGGTACAGAAATCCAATCTGTAGATGATGCTCGCTATGACGATGTCTTAGAAGTATTGGTACGTGTAATGAAGCGCTTGGCACAACTCATTGTTCGTGATGGTGAGGGTGCAACTAAATTTATGACTGTTGCTGTCGAAGGTGGTAATAATACCCAAGAGTGTTGTGATATCGCTTATAGTATTGCGCATTCGCCATTGGTTAAGACTGCATTTTTTGCATCTGATCCAAACTGGGGACGTATTCTTGCTGCGATTGGTTATGCGGGTGTCAAAGATTTAGATGTAGAGAAAATCCAAGTTTGGTTGGATGATGTGCAAATCTGTAAAGATGGTGGCGCTGCTGCGGACTATACCGAAGAAGCGGGTGCTAAAGTGATGGCGCAGACAGAAATTACTATTCGTGTGGATTTAGGGCGTGGACAGGCTAAAGACACGGTTTATACCTGCGACCTGTCATATGACTATGTCAAAATCAATGCAGACTATCGTTCTTAA
- the nadA gene encoding quinolinate synthase NadA: MNDANNLIANEAKSIVQAHLDRLGEPKDNRLSPELKQQKFEQIKAELQKRNAVLVAHYYCDPEVQELAEATGGCVSDSLEMARFGRDHEASTLVVAGVKFMGETSKILSPEKTVLMPTLEATCSLDLGCPVDEFTAFCDAHPDYTVVVYANTSAAVKARADWVVTSSCAVEIVEHLDSLGEKIIWAPDQHLGRYIQKKTGADMLLWDGSCIVHEEFRARGIENMRALYPNAAVLVHPESPESVIDIADAVGSTSQLIKAAQTLPHDTLIVATDRGIFYKMQQAVPNKTLIEAPTAGEGATCRSCAHCPWMAMNELDGILDVLQKGDQEIFVDPALALRAKLPLDRMLNFSAQLKR; the protein is encoded by the coding sequence ATGAATGATGCGAATAATTTAATTGCCAACGAAGCGAAGTCGATTGTGCAAGCGCATTTAGATCGTTTAGGTGAGCCAAAGGACAATCGTTTAAGTCCTGAGCTGAAACAGCAGAAATTTGAACAAATCAAAGCAGAATTACAAAAGCGTAATGCTGTATTGGTTGCACATTATTATTGTGATCCTGAAGTGCAAGAGCTTGCTGAGGCGACAGGTGGCTGTGTTTCGGATTCATTAGAAATGGCGCGTTTTGGGCGTGATCATGAGGCGTCGACACTGGTTGTTGCAGGTGTGAAATTTATGGGAGAAACATCGAAAATTCTTTCTCCTGAAAAAACAGTACTGATGCCAACTTTAGAAGCGACTTGCTCACTTGATCTTGGTTGCCCTGTAGATGAGTTTACTGCGTTCTGTGATGCACACCCTGATTATACAGTGGTGGTCTATGCCAATACGTCTGCTGCTGTTAAAGCACGAGCGGATTGGGTAGTCACATCAAGCTGTGCAGTTGAAATTGTTGAGCATCTGGATAGTTTGGGTGAAAAGATTATTTGGGCACCAGATCAACATCTTGGACGTTATATTCAAAAGAAAACTGGCGCAGATATGCTGCTTTGGGATGGTTCATGTATCGTACATGAAGAGTTCCGTGCTCGTGGCATTGAAAATATGCGTGCGTTATATCCAAATGCAGCAGTGTTGGTTCATCCAGAGTCGCCAGAGTCTGTGATTGATATTGCAGATGCAGTAGGGAGTACTTCACAGCTGATTAAAGCTGCACAAACACTTCCTCACGATACCTTAATCGTCGCGACAGACCGTGGCATTTTCTACAAGATGCAACAAGCTGTGCCGAATAAAACCTTAATTGAGGCGCCAACAGCTGGGGAAGGTGCAACATGCCGTTCTTGCGCACACTGCCCATGGATGGCGATGAATGAGCTAGATGGAATTTTGGACGTTTTGCAAAAGGGTGATCAAGAAATATTCGTAGATCCTGCATTGGCACTACGTGCTAAATTGCCTTTAGACCGCATGTTGAACTTCAGTGCACAATTAAAACGATAA
- a CDS encoding OmpA family protein: protein MTFKNMQLSILAILCLALTGCMNLGGLSYKQAKAVKKEGFVLTEEGWSLGLPERLLFGFNESNIKPEHQTEIIRLANQLNKYNLNKLKVVGHTDNVGAAEYNLKLSEVRAQNVSNIFIEQKFKPQNIQVVGKGAEQPIKPNDTEEHKAENRRVAVIIVP, encoded by the coding sequence ATGACGTTTAAAAATATGCAACTTTCTATACTCGCAATACTCTGCCTAGCACTTACTGGATGTATGAATTTGGGTGGACTGAGTTATAAACAAGCCAAAGCTGTGAAAAAAGAAGGCTTTGTACTGACTGAAGAAGGTTGGAGTCTAGGATTACCTGAGCGTTTATTATTTGGTTTTAATGAATCCAATATTAAACCTGAACATCAAACTGAAATCATTCGCTTAGCCAATCAATTGAACAAGTACAATCTCAATAAGCTTAAAGTGGTTGGTCATACCGATAATGTCGGTGCTGCTGAATATAATTTAAAATTGTCTGAAGTTCGTGCACAAAATGTTTCTAATATTTTTATTGAGCAAAAATTTAAGCCACAAAATATTCAAGTCGTAGGTAAAGGTGCTGAACAACCCATCAAACCGAATGATACAGAAGAACATAAAGCAGAAAATAGACGTGTAGCTGTGATCATTGTTCCTTAA
- a CDS encoding sensor domain-containing diguanylate cyclase, with translation MILNLFKSTSLQTLFRKSQFTIFAITLFICTSTFVTISVFTVESYAKQNLLLISRTVSERVQPALVFSDKITISQIINEYTFQHSVRLIEVYDMKGNKVAESLKNAEHYSYIQKIFDQFFLKEPIKLKVQHQGQLVGQVILYGSSNEILMFIIKIFIGLAFGMLFMIFAVWWSVNLTYRHIMESFSPLIQIAQLLKQQKAYNLRFPQSDIKEFQELNGTFNQLLDEIQTWHTHLQNENNALSHQVQHDHLTQLPNRSYFYQVLCNLFEDPNQRQNLALVFIDNNNFKAINDQYGHLVGDEVLKEMSNRLKRHIRQNDFVARLAGDEFAIILRSISKVEHLISIAENLIKCCEEPLIYKGQPIAFSFSLGIAISTQASSPEDLISQADQAMYKAKSLQHHWFIYHS, from the coding sequence ATGATTCTGAATTTATTTAAATCAACCTCATTACAAACTTTATTTCGCAAGTCCCAATTTACGATCTTTGCGATTACCTTATTTATATGCACTTCAACGTTTGTCACTATTTCAGTATTTACCGTTGAATCTTATGCAAAGCAGAATCTACTATTGATCAGCCGTACTGTTTCCGAACGTGTGCAACCCGCACTGGTCTTTTCAGATAAAATCACAATTTCACAAATTATTAATGAATACACCTTTCAACATTCAGTTCGCTTGATTGAAGTGTATGACATGAAAGGCAATAAAGTTGCTGAAAGTTTAAAAAATGCCGAGCATTATTCTTATATTCAAAAGATTTTCGATCAATTTTTCTTAAAAGAACCGATCAAGTTAAAAGTCCAACACCAAGGACAATTGGTTGGTCAAGTTATTCTTTATGGAAGCTCTAATGAGATTTTGATGTTTATTATCAAAATTTTTATTGGCTTAGCATTTGGGATGTTGTTTATGATTTTTGCAGTTTGGTGGTCGGTCAATTTGACCTATCGCCATATTATGGAATCTTTTTCACCCTTAATTCAGATTGCACAGCTTTTAAAACAGCAAAAAGCCTATAATTTACGCTTCCCTCAAAGTGATATTAAAGAATTCCAAGAACTCAATGGAACATTCAATCAACTATTAGATGAAATCCAAACGTGGCATACACACTTACAAAATGAGAATAATGCGCTCTCCCATCAAGTACAGCATGACCATTTAACCCAACTACCCAATCGCAGTTATTTTTATCAAGTATTATGTAATTTATTTGAAGATCCAAATCAGCGTCAGAATCTCGCGCTCGTTTTTATTGACAATAACAACTTCAAAGCAATTAATGACCAATATGGACATTTAGTCGGTGACGAAGTGTTAAAGGAAATGTCTAATCGTCTTAAGCGCCATATTCGTCAAAATGATTTTGTTGCACGACTTGCAGGCGATGAATTCGCCATTATTTTGCGCTCAATTTCTAAAGTTGAGCACCTCATTTCGATTGCAGAAAACCTAATCAAATGTTGTGAAGAACCTTTAATCTACAAGGGTCAACCAATTGCCTTTAGTTTCAGCTTAGGCATTGCAATCTCAACTCAAGCTTCGAGTCCTGAGGATCTAATTTCTCAAGCAGATCAAGCGATGTATAAAGCAAAATCTTTGCAGCATCACTGGTTTATTTATCATTCTTAA
- a CDS encoding YfiR family protein, with the protein MADSSHNIFTMTLSILSYAKLKNPNPELCVVDNPTYANQFSSYIKPNKSLFNVSAIHSSELKNQHCDAVFFSNTSAQTEQLLINKSHNPLILSFSSSNLECEIGSVFCLSTNKSGNTIFKVNLDSLAQSKVHIDPRVLLLAKNSG; encoded by the coding sequence TTGGCTGATTCGTCACATAATATTTTTACAATGACGCTTTCTATTTTAAGTTATGCAAAATTAAAGAATCCAAACCCTGAATTGTGTGTTGTTGACAACCCTACTTATGCCAACCAATTTTCCAGCTACATAAAACCCAATAAATCCCTGTTTAATGTCAGTGCAATACATTCTTCCGAATTGAAGAATCAACATTGTGATGCTGTATTTTTTTCTAACACCTCTGCACAAACTGAACAATTACTAATAAATAAGTCCCACAACCCGTTAATTTTATCATTCAGCTCTAGTAATCTCGAATGTGAAATAGGGAGTGTTTTCTGCCTTTCTACCAATAAGTCAGGAAATACTATTTTTAAAGTGAATTTAGATAGCTTAGCTCAATCTAAAGTACATATTGATCCACGAGTTTTATTGCTCGCAAAGAATTCAGGATAA